The DNA window AGTTGAATACGACAGCGAGCGCGTTGGGTGTGTTGAGATCGTCATCCATGGCCGACTCGAAATCGCGCAGCGCGTTATCGGATATCTCGTGCAATCGCGACAGCGGTGCATCGGCTGCGGCAGGCATGTCGGTCAGACGCTGATCGAAATCGAGCAGGCGCTGTATGGCGGTGCGCGCGGTATCGAGGCCGTCGAACGCGAAGTTCAGCTCCTTGCGGTACTGGGCACTGATCAGGAGATAGCGGATCGCGGAAGCGGTATGGCCCCTGTCGAGGAGCTGCCCGATCGTGAAGTCGTTGCCCTTAGACTTCGACATCTTCTCGCCGTTGACGAGCAGGTGCTTCACGTGCAGCCAGTAGCGCACGAACGTCTCGCCGGTCGCACCCTCCGACTGCGCAATCTCATCCTCGTGATGCGGAAAGATGAGGTCTTCGCCGCCGGTATGGATATCGAACGTGGTGCCGAGTGCGGCCATGCTCATGGCGGAGCACTCGATATGCCAGCCGGGGCGGCCCTGCCCCCAGGGTGTGTCCCACGCGGCGCCGACGTCGCGATCAACGTCCTTCACGCTCTTCCACAACGCAAAATCGCGGGCGTCCGCTTTCTCGTACTCATCGGCATCGATGCCGCCCGCGCGTGTCGCGAGACCGGCGCCTGCGCGAATCGTCTGCGCCTCTATCCGGGCGAGTCTGCCGTACTGCGGAAAGGATGAGATGTCGAAATAGACCGACCCGTCGGCAGCGCGGTAGGCGTGGCCGCGCTCGACCAGGCGTTCAATGATGTCCACCATATCCGCGATGTGCTGAGTGGCACGCGGATACGCGTCCGCGGGCATCACGGCGAGTGTGCTGAGGTCGGCAAAGAAGGCATCGATCATCGGACCGGTTACGGCGCCGATCGCGACTCCCTTCCCCGCCGCTTCGTTGATGATCTTGTCCTCGACGTCGGTCAGGTTCATGACGAACGTGACGTCGAACCCCTTCCATTCGAGATACCGGTGCAGAACGTCGTTGAAGACGAACGTTCTGAAATTGCCGATGTGCGGAGGCCGGTAGACCGTCGGGCCGCAGGCATAGACGCCGACGCGCGGCGGCGCGAGCGGCGTGAACTCCTCGAGCCGGCGTGTCAACGTGTTGTGGAGGCGGAGCGGCATGTCTGCTCTCAGGTGAGGTCGCTGTCGACAGCGGCCGGCAGCGCCGGCATCTGGCCGTCGCCCCAGTACATGGTCGTGTGCGGGAACGGTATCTCGATACCTTCGTGATCGAAACGCTTCTTGATGCGGCGGCGCAGCTCGCGCGCGACATCCCACTGTTTGAGCGGCAGGGTCTTGGCACTCACCCTGATCACGACGGCGGAATCGCCCAGACTCTCGACGCCCGGCACCAGCGGCTCCTCGAGGAGCAGGGCGCCCCATTCCGGGTCGGCGTGGAACTCCCGGACCAGATCACGCAGCACGTCCATCACGCGGTCGACGTCCTCCCTGTACGCGACACCGATGTTCAGCACCGCCCTCGACCATGACTTGGTGAGGTTGCTGACGCGCGTGATCTCGCCGTTCGGGATGATGTGGACGACGCCTTCGACATCGCGCAGGACCGTAGTGCGGAGCGTAATCTTCTCGACGGCGCCCGATACGTCGGACACCCGCACGACATCGCCAATGCCGAACTGGCCTTCCATGAGCATGAACGTGCCGCTGATGATGTCCTTCACGAGCGACTGCGCGCCGAAGGAGATCGCGAGGCCGAGGATGCCGAATGAGGCGAGGATGGGTGCGATGTTGTCGAGGAGGATGTCGAGAATCGTGAGTGTAACGACAATGAATATGGCGACGAGCGCCACGTTGTCGAGCAGACTGGCGAGCGTCTGTGCGCGCTGCTCACGCAGGCGGCGCACGAGAGGATCCTCCTCCTCGATCTCGCGGCGGAGCAGCCGTCGAATGAGTATGGTGATGATGCGGTAGGCGACCAACGCGATGACAACGACGATCGCGATCTTGAGGATCGTCTCCCACTGAAGCGCTTCACGCCAGTCGAAACGTGGAGGCGTCTGTACAGCCGAGTCCGCCAGCTGGATCATCGCATCAGGCGAATCTCGGTGATGCGCCACGCATCGCCCTCACGGACGAATGCGACGAAGAGAGTGGCCTGCTCGGGGATTGTCGTGCCGCGCGCACGGGTCGTCCAGGTGATTTCGCCGAACGCGCGCGCTGGATCACCGCCGACCGTGCGGCTCACCTTCGGCGTGGCCGAGATGCTCTCCCGGTCATCGAAGACGCGACGCAGCACGGCGGCCGCCTGGCGGGCGCCGAGCGGGCCGACAGTGCTGCCATCCACATCGAGCGAAATGCCGCCGTCCGCAGCGAGACGGGATAGCGCTGTGGCATCACCCTTGTGCCAGGCGGAGGTCACGCGCTGAAGCGCCGGCCGGAGGTCCTGGGCGAGGACGGGCCGTGCGGCAAGCACGCCAAAGGCCAGGGCGAG is part of the Longimicrobiales bacterium genome and encodes:
- a CDS encoding mechanosensitive ion channel family protein, producing the protein MAHHRDSPDAMIQLADSAVQTPPRFDWREALQWETILKIAIVVVIALVAYRIITILIRRLLRREIEEEDPLVRRLREQRAQTLASLLDNVALVAIFIVVTLTILDILLDNIAPILASFGILGLAISFGAQSLVKDIISGTFMLMEGQFGIGDVVRVSDVSGAVEKITLRTTVLRDVEGVVHIIPNGEITRVSNLTKSWSRAVLNIGVAYREDVDRVMDVLRDLVREFHADPEWGALLLEEPLVPGVESLGDSAVVIRVSAKTLPLKQWDVARELRRRIKKRFDHEGIEIPFPHTTMYWGDGQMPALPAAVDSDLT
- a CDS encoding DUF4440 domain-containing protein is translated as MPRSWQRALLLALAFGVLAARPVLAQDLRPALQRVTSAWHKGDATALSRLAADGGISLDVDGSTVGPLGARQAAAVLRRVFDDRESISATPKVSRTVGGDPARAFGEITWTTRARGTTIPEQATLFVAFVREGDAWRITEIRLMR
- the cysS gene encoding cysteine--tRNA ligase, with product MPLRLHNTLTRRLEEFTPLAPPRVGVYACGPTVYRPPHIGNFRTFVFNDVLHRYLEWKGFDVTFVMNLTDVEDKIINEAAGKGVAIGAVTGPMIDAFFADLSTLAVMPADAYPRATQHIADMVDIIERLVERGHAYRAADGSVYFDISSFPQYGRLARIEAQTIRAGAGLATRAGGIDADEYEKADARDFALWKSVKDVDRDVGAAWDTPWGQGRPGWHIECSAMSMAALGTTFDIHTGGEDLIFPHHEDEIAQSEGATGETFVRYWLHVKHLLVNGEKMSKSKGNDFTIGQLLDRGHTASAIRYLLISAQYRKELNFAFDGLDTARTAIQRLLDFDQRLTDMPAAADAPLSRLHEISDNALRDFESAMDDDLNTPNALAVVFNFVRECNAELDRDVPTARSAMDAARAALARMDRVLGILEIARAERADVAEDIALWVESLVAQRQEARRRRDFAESDRIRDELAAKGIVVEDTPQGARWKKI